TTGGTATACACTAGTAACACGTTTTAAAGTCATGCTGGTCTAGGTCTAAAGTGAACAGTATTACTAGTGGATTAGGTTGTTAAGAATGATATCAGAATCACTCCGCGTGTAACTTTGAATGATGGTGGGGCAAACATTAGCGAGGACGTTGAGTTCCTAGGGGAGGGGTGTATGTGGCACACGAGGCGAATCTCACATCGAGAAAACACGGGAGGAAGAAATGATGGGTATACCCTAGTTACGCGTTTTAAAGTCATGGGGGGCTAGGCCCAAAGTGAAACATCATTAGTGGGCTGAGTTGTTGAAAAATTCacgtgaaaatagcacgggctagccagttttcggattggaaattgaaaaatagcccgtgtttgcaaagtcattaaaaaatagacATTATTTTAtcgcaacacggaaagttccggcataatatactggagattggtgcatttgtatatgaacttccagcatattatgctggaactcccgCACAccgaaagttccagcataatatactggagattggagcacttgtgtatgaacttctagcatattatgctggaactccagtatattatgctggaatatttttcggattttgaacaatgTTTTTGTTCAGAtatatctttacatgaaaagtggctaaattcacaattacttttgaaactgtgtctatttttcaattaccacatGTAAATcttactatttttgaatttcacccaaaATTCACAAATGCCATAAGCAAAGAGAAATAGTGCGTTCCAGCATAGGTAACGATTGCAGATTTTATTGTTGATACAACAGTTATGGTGTATCCAACTTATAGTTGTATTCTCTTGGTTAAGAATAGGGTCCATTTGATGTAAGGATTGTTTTGCTTGAATACTATCTCTAAAGATATGATAAGTAGTTTCATAATTATTTCCACGTTGTGGAAATTTCCTAATCATTAAGTACTTTTTGTCAATCGTTTTCTTACCCCTTTAGGTTCTCATTAACAGAAGTGGTTTGGTTGTCTTGAGTGGATACTGATAACATTAGGTTGTTTTTATCAAGAAACATCTGCAAAGTTTTCCAGCAGAGTTCATCATCATTGACTGTGTAGAGGAGCAGAAATCAAAGACTCTCTTGAGGCAAATTGTATATAATTAATGgttaaaaaaaagtaaacaatTAATATGTCCGACTAATTATTTAAAGATCCCTTTTGTGTTTTTGTTGTACCTTAGCTTAGCCTTTTGGTCTAAAATTGAACATGGTACAAGCGGACAGGATATTTGATTTCCTTAGTTCTTTTTCACATGGATCTAATGCActaaggggtcatttggtaggatgtattagaaaaaataatacaagtattagttttgatattattaatTCTTTGTTTGGTAAGTAGTATTTTTCAACAGTATGTATAACTAATTTTTAATAACATGAATAAACATGTATAAAGACAAAACTACCCTTTCAAACGACCCCTAAGATGCATATTGCTGGGGTTGTACTACTTATCCATTGCACTCTCTGGATGTTATTCTTTCATTGCATTTCCAAGAACAAGTATTTCTTGATCCTAAAATAAGCCCCAAAACTAGCCTGAATCTTGCACACAAGCTGTGTGCCTATTATAGAGTGCAATTTATATTATGGCCTACTCAACACACTCCCAGGTGTAATTCCGAGAAGCAAGAAAGCTGAACTTCATTCTATCAAGATAGTTGCTAACTCCCCAATACTCCACAGAAATGGTTCAAGTATACTGTTTTTCAAATAGGTAAATACTTCGAGAATACTAATAGATAAGAGATTTTCCTAAAGATCAAATGCAGGAAGGCTACATAAACTTATGCTAGTCAACTGCTATAATGTCTCACAACATAAAACCCAGCTGACACATGGAGAAATGGAAAAGGATGCGTCCCAATTGACAGCATCGTGATCTTTTACGAGTCAAGTGTCCGCTTGTATTTAGATTTGGTAGCAGCATATCACATCTTTTAATAGTAAGGCATGAACCGCGTAGCCCTCCTGAACCTTGGAACTTTCCTGTAGCATACAAAACAATATACATGTGATTCATCCACTTGGAACTGTCAAAGCCTGAGATAATCAACTGAATTAAACACTCACCCGAATCCATAAGGAGAATAGAAATAAGGAGGTGTATAAGGCCTTCTGAATCCGTAAGCCATATAAGGATTGAAGCGCCTACCACGAAACTGCTTCATCCCTGGAACATTAGTTCTCTTGGGCATAACCTGCAATAGAGGGAGAATCACAAGCGGATGTAAAATTGTAAAGTGTTggatttttaaatattaaactgtacgAGCTGATTGATTATCTGATTTTTTGTTGTAAAATAAGAAAGGCATGTTCACCTCAGTAAAAGTGATAATTTGGTTGCAAAAACAGaactaaaaatatttataaaaggGACTCAGGAGTTTAGTTGTCTAATTGAACAACAATCATATCCTCTATTTAAGCTATCCCTTCCACAATCATATTCTCAATCCATGTACGCAACACTACAATCCCCATATATGCTGCGCGGTGAACCATATATCATTTTATATGGTAAAGTCTGACAAGTGAAAATGTCAGCAAGGCAGAACAATAAAATGATAGATTTCTATCTATATAAGGTAGTCGTACGTCCTTACTTTCCATAACAATAGTAGCAGTAGTAGTATTTTTGCATTCTCTTATTCTTGGATTTATAGTACTATCGGTTATCGCACCATCTTCCTGTTGTGCTGCTTCTTTTCCTTTCCTTGCTTTTTTTTTTCGAGCCGGGGGTCTATCggaacagcctctctacctttcacaaggtaggggtaagatctgcttacacactaccctccccagttcccacttgtgggattacactgggtttgttgttgttatataaAAGATGCAACATCATAATAAGCTTGATACTTCTGAATTGTCACAGCCCATCCAATATACCCCACATCCTATTTTGCAGTGAGGCCTTTCCTGTTTCTATATCTTTTCTCCTACCAGAAATGTGACTGGTTGATGGAGAGCAACAATTTTATTCAACTAAAAGAttgtggggggtggggggggggggtgtaccTTCAACTGGCGTCCATGCAGTTCGGACTCATTCAGCTGAAGTGCCTCCTGAATAGCTTCTTGTTCAACGAATTCAACATATGCAAAACCTTTAGGTTGACCAAACTTATCAGTTAGAATAGTAACTCGATTCACAGTGCCACATGCCTGGAAATGCTGCTGAACTTCCTCCGGGGTACATGCATAATCAACCTGTCACATGAAATTCATTCAACACGAGCTGGTAACTGCAAGTGACAATAAAATAGGGAATTTGACACTTCACAGAGAGCTAAATTTCTTATTTGCACTTCTAAGCATTTGGACTTACATATTATTTGCAAAtaatgaaatatttattttatactttTATCAATTATTGCAACTACACATTGAATGGAGAATTTGAAGTTGAACTGGTTGAGTATTTCAAtaatgtttttttcttttttccaagaTTAAAATAATGGTTCTTACAAACTTTCGAACTTTTTCCAAGCGAAATACATGTCTAAATACAATTTAATCAACTTTCAAATATTAATACATTATAGTATATAACATCCTGGTATCAGCATATAAAGGAAGAGAAACAAAAATTTGCACCCAACACCTCCCAAACACCAATCAAAAGATCATCCCAGCACAGTAGACTTATTTTTGCTGGCTTTACTTATGCTTGATACCAAAAGAGAATTTCAACTTCTGTTGCTGTAAAATCAAATGTCGCCACTATAAATGACTTCAATGCCCTAAAAGGATTTAACTAGCTAGGTGGTTTCAAGAAACACTTTcatcattcaattacaagtccagaGATATTTATTTCTCTTTCGCCAAACTTTGGAGGGGGTTAAAATGCTTGACCATCTTCTTTTACATATTAACCAAACAAGACATACATCTCATCCCTCATTCTTTCATCCCAACGAGACATATTGTAGGTACAATGGCAACTGAATGCCACATCACCATACAAGCACAGGATAGAACATATCATATGGTTCAGTATAATAATTTGGGTCGCCATAGAAGAAATATGAGATAAGGCCGAAGGCAAAGAGTAATGACACCTCACCGCATCAGGCTTAAATAGCTAGTCATATCTGAATACTCACGTCCACCAGCTGCCTGCAGCAATCAGACTCGGCAACTAGAACTTGCATGACAGTGACAATGGCTTTGCGCTTTATATAGGCAAGTGTAAATTTCTTCTTGCAAGAAGGTAGAAACTTGAACCTAAGGTGAAAATTCTTTAACAAAGAAATGACTTTTGCGGTTTCAACAAGAATCTTACATCCCCAAATATTCTTTTCCATTTTCTCATACTTTTTCTTTGCCTCTCCCCTCCAAATTGTATTTCAATTTCATCTTTTTTTTCCAGTGGGGCTtcacaatatttttttttctcatgCTTTTTTATCTTCTTTTAAGCTTTATTTTTTTCTCCTCTCTTCTTTTTTGCTTACTTTcttttttcaaactttttacaaGTCAGCCTACAGGTAAAGTGCCTCATAAGAGAAATTTTTAAAATCAGAACAACTCTCTCCCACCATCAAAAAATATGGTGCCAGCGCTATTCAGAAAATGCACCTGCGATTATAGTGACAGAAAGTCAAATCATGACTCTCAAGATGCATCCAAGTCAAACCAAAATGAAGAGAAcatcaagaaaaagaaacattCCTAATAACTACAAGAAGTAAAGAGACAATGACACCAAGAAGTTCACATTGcaagaaaagaaacaaaagaaaatgaTGCAAAATTCAGGTTAAGATCAAGTTCTATCATTTCAAGCATAATTGCTAAACACCATATGTAACAAAAAGAAGCGAAAATGTTCAACCATCATAACTAACTCCGCAAATAAGATCACACTGCACAAACTTTTTTAACTGTTCATGTTCTAATTCCACACATCGATAATGAGATAGGTCAAGATGCTGCAACTCTTTAGTGCCAAACACATGAATTAGGAACAAAAAAATGCTTCCATTGCTTACAGGAAATAATATACATTATTTCTTTCATTATCCCAAGACGTGATGAAAACAGAAAAATATACCTGCGGTGCCTCAATAAGTACTAACAGCTTTAGTAAGGAATAGAAATTGTCCCTGGCTACAATGGAACCGGAACATACTTTGTACAAAACTAGCCCCCCAATCAGGATTCAAGTACATAATTTAACCACCGGATACCAGTTCAAAATTTCCAAACTAAAACAGAAAAAATACAAGTCCACAAAGCTCTTGGTGACAGTTTGTAATAATGAATCAAAATCATCATATATTCTTCCAAATAGTAACTGAAAGGCACTCATGGGGTCAAAAAGATATGACGATCCCAAGTAGGTTATCTCACAAAGGAAATTTCACCTTAATAGTTCAAATCTCATCTTTGGCTCATATTATTTGAGCTTATACATTACAATACCCAATTGTTCATAAAGCCAGTGGTCCCGACAAATGTTCAATTCTGAAACAAATATACAATCGTATAGTACTTCCTCCAACCCATAATAGACACTCGGTTAGTCTAGCTCCAAAACTAAGAGAAAATTCATGACTAGATCATTGTACTAGAGTCACATGGAGATGTGTCTGATTGATAGTTTCAAACAAAAGAGAGCAGCTAGTTGAAATATGTCATAGGATGATAAAAAGCACTGCTGTTTTTATTTTAACTTGAAGAAGGAAGTTTGTGATATTGTCAAGACTTCATGCTGAGCACTCCAAAATGACAATCATCTTCGTTGGTATATACTAGTACTTCTTTGCGGAAAAAAGTAGAAGTATCCAGAAACAATTAGACCAGATCAAACAAAATGCTGATACATGTATGCCAAAGAGACACCAAAGTCGTAACACAGGCGTATGCAATACAAATATGCACTTGCTGACCAAACTGAAACGTGCACTGCATCAACAAACTTATTTCGCATGCAAATACATACTTATATTAAACAGCGGCACTATCAAATGTACAACAACATTACTATGTCTCAATACAAACAGGTGGTATCTGCTACATGAATCTCTATAAGTTTCTCTTGATTTGGGCCTGCTTCATTCCATCATTCAAACGGTTAAACACATGTCTAAAAATAAGTATGTCACAATGTATCCAATATTGTGAGGATTCACAAATTAACTCATTGCAATCTGGCTATCAGCCTACCACAACCATCCGTTATGGGGCTTGGAATCAGTAATATGGGCAAGCTCACACATACTAAGTTTAGGATTATCAAATATAAGCAACAAAGTAGCTCCACTAGAAAATCAAACAAATGGCTTAACTACACACACAACAAGTTTTTATCTGAAAACATCCTTGGATCAAGTAAAGCTTCTCCAAGAATGCAATCACCGATTAGAAATTACAGATGTCAGGTTCTTACATTGCCAACAAATATTGATCTTGAATCCACTTCCTCACGGCTTGCCTGAGAAGCAGCTGCACTAGCAGGATCTGCATAACAAATGATTCGACAAATGATTAGTCCATGTAAAATAGAAATTGAGAAAATAAACAAACaatgcaataacaataaggaaacAAAGAGAAAATTGAATTTCAGTTTCTAAGTTACTGAAAATCTTAAGTTTAATCCTTGATAGCCGACTAATCACATTGCAATTCGTAGAAAATGCTTTTGGTCCCACTGACAATTCCTGCAATTGATTTTCATTCATTAAACCACGTCATTACTCATATTTTAGGCTAAGAGAAGGTCACTTTGATACTCTACTCTTTTCTAAATTGAAAATTGGTTATATTGGTGGATATTTTATCAGCTGAGTTGAAAAAGATAGTCAATGCACAATCAAGAACTAGAGGCAACAGATAAGAAGCAAAAGGAGGAATTTACGGGAAAAACTAAAATGAGAAGTGACCCCTACAATTATTACTGTTTTGGTCCTATTAAAATTCACACTTCCCATGATTCATGCTTTCTTCAACCTTTGTGCCTTCGTTCTTTCATAGTCAATAATATTCTTTGTTTGTTACTCAAAATAGCGTAAAACAACAATTAGGCTTCCATTCCAAACTACTTAGGATTGGCtttggctatatgaatcctccaTATCAATTCCACTCAATTTGGACTCCGTATGATTCCACTACGCTACGAAAGGAGCTAAAAACAAAAAATTCTCGCCCTCTCTCTTTGCCCGTGTTCATAGAGCAGAACAAGAGATTTAATTATGCCAAATAAGAGGAGCTGAAAATTTTACAGCTCGCTGTAGTAAAAATTGGAGCTTTTATTTCCAACCATAAGAAATCCATCAATGTCTTGggtaatattttataatattttaatcaGTTACTATAGCAAACTCTAGCGAAAAGAAGTATCCTTTTAGTAGTCTCAAATAAGGCGTGCAGTAGGCATTCTTTTTAGGGGTTTAAAACAGAAAAAGCATCCTTATTTAGATCCAATAATCCAAAGatcacaaaaaaaaattattggtTCAAAGATCACAAATTTTTTACAGAAATTGTCAGAATATCTAAACATACATCCACTAAAAGTAAAAGATCAAACATAAATCAAGGATAAAAAGAGAGACCTTGAACAGAACCCATTTCTTTTTCAACTTTGGCTTGCATCTCACGGAGAGCAACAGCTTCATCTTCCATCTCCTTTAATCGTTTCTTCATTTCATCCAACTCCTGACAATCAATCAGATCCACTCCTAATTAGggttttattttaacaaaacatAAAAAGactaaatcaaaaaaaaaaaaaaagataaggaGTACCTACCTTAACGGCATCATCATCGGCGGCACCGCCGTGATGCTCCATGTCAGCTTCCATTTCAGCTTCCATTGGGATTTCTCCTCCGTACACTTCGTGCTCTTCTTCCTCCATCTTTCTCTCTCTCGCCGCCACTCCTTTTTCCCTAATAGGAGTGTGCTACTACTTTACCCAAACAAGTATTTTATTGAACGATGTCGTTTTTATACTTGTCAGCCCAAGTCCTGAACAGAATCTGTGAATTCTAATACAATAAATAAGACAGAGATTTTTTTtacctttaaaaaaaataaaaaatattatttattcatagaattttattattttttgaaattttttcgaaGAAAAATATTCAAATTACAATAAGTAAGAAAAAATTATTTCACTCCGAAAACTTCaacttttttcaaataaaatgcatgttcaaacacaattttaactttcaaaaatAACTTTTCAACACAATTTCACAAAactcttttatttttaaatttcaatcAAATTTATATCCAAACGCTAGCTTAATGTGATAATTACTTTTTTATTTATTGTGATAGTTACTTGTATTTATATTTATAAGTAATAAAACAGAAAATAGCAACAAAGTGTGTCATGAGAAAAAAATCAAATAGGGAATTAGGTAGTATATGAGCTGAAGTCGAAATAATgtatttgaaaatttaaaagaaTTGTAGATAGTGAAATTGTATTTGGATATAAACTAGGGTGAGATTTGGTGAAAAAGTAAGTCGTATAGCATGAAGGGACAGTTTTTTTGAAACCAGAAAACTCTCTAAAAATGACCCAACCACCAGACCAACCACCCTCCAATCAAGTTGAATCACCA
This sequence is a window from Nicotiana tomentosiformis chromosome 5, ASM39032v3, whole genome shotgun sequence. Protein-coding genes within it:
- the LOC104104802 gene encoding polyadenylate-binding protein 2; the protein is MEEEEHEVYGGEIPMEAEMEADMEHHGGAADDDAVKELDEMKKRLKEMEDEAVALREMQAKVEKEMGSVQDPASAAASQASREEVDSRSIFVGNVDYACTPEEVQQHFQACGTVNRVTILTDKFGQPKGFAYVEFVEQEAIQEALQLNESELHGRQLKVMPKRTNVPGMKQFRGRRFNPYMAYGFRRPYTPPYFYSPYGFGKVPRFRRATRFMPYY